The genomic region GGAGTGTTACCATGTCAAAAAAAGTGGCTTTGCTTTTAGAAGATTTGTACAATGAGCAAGAATTTTGGTATCCATACTATCGTATGATTGAGGCTGGGTATGAAGTGACAGTCATAGGGACCGGTAGAAAAAGTATCTATGAAGGAAAGTCTGGCCTTTCTGCAAAAGAAGATGTAGCTGCTAAAGATGTTGATCCAAAGGACTTTGATGCAGTTATTGTTCCCGGTGGTTTTGCACCTGACTACATGCGCAGAGATAATGATATGGTGAATTTAGTTAAAGTTATATCAGACCAAGGAGGCGTTGTGGCAGCTATTTGCCATGCTTTATGGGTGTTAGCAAGTGCAGATATATTAAAAGGCAAAAAAGCTACCGCTGCGGCTTCAATTAAAGTTGATGTTATTAACGCTGGAGGGAAATTTTTAGATGAGGTAGTAGTTGTAGATGGTAATTTAGTTACATCAAGAAAGCCAGATGATCTGCCGGCATTTTGTAAAGAAATTATTGGGAAGTTAGAAGAGTAAAAATAAGATAACTTAAGAGCATCGCACAAAAATGTCAGGTGACAGGTTAAACTCCTGTCACCTGACATTTTTTGTACAACATACTAATCTCACATACAGAAACCTAATTCATTGATAAAATTTTGGAAATATTTTATAATTTAGGTTAGGCGTATAAACAAAAATAATCAAGTTTGAAAAGCCATAAAAGATTCGCATAAAAGGAATTGTATTTCGCTTGGGCTTAAGGAGGGAGGAGATAAAATGCAACTAGCTGATATTCTGAAATTAAAGGGATTTAACCATAAAAAAATTAAAGTGATTAGGCATACGACTAATAGGAAAGAAATAAAAGTCCTTGTTGATTTAGGGGAATTTGAATTATATCAATCCTATCAGAAGACAGAAGTTTTTAAGGATGCTGAATATATCATTTCGTTTAGAGCTACAGAAGGAAGAAAAGCAGTACTACAAGGTGTCTATAAAGTAAATAAAGTGCAGCAGGTTATGAACCTTCCAGATATACTTCATCCTATTATTGACTTAGAAAACTGGGGGCCAGGACCGTACTTTCACTATGATCTTATTAGAGAAAATTCTCTGGCTGATTTAGAAGAGAGATTGGTTATTGATTGGGGAGGATCTACGGTAACGTGGTGTCAGAAAAGACTTGATAAAGATATCATTGAAATATTACCTGAAGGGTATGCAAAAACATTTTTAGGTTATGAAAATGTACTTCTAGATTTTGATGAATTAGAAAAGATTGTTATGCATCCAGATGTGAACAAGCAGTGGAAAATGATGCTCTCAAATGTGTATGGGGTGTATCTAATACTTGACACAACTACCGGGCAGCAATATATAGGATCCGCTTATGGTAAAGAGGGGTTATGGGGCAGATGGAGTAATTATATTCAATCAAAGCATGGTGGAAACAAAATCCTAATTGAACTGTTAAAGGATGATCCATTAAGGTATAAAAAATTCAGATTTAGTATATTGAAC from Proteinivorax hydrogeniformans harbors:
- a CDS encoding type 1 glutamine amidotransferase domain-containing protein encodes the protein MSKKVALLLEDLYNEQEFWYPYYRMIEAGYEVTVIGTGRKSIYEGKSGLSAKEDVAAKDVDPKDFDAVIVPGGFAPDYMRRDNDMVNLVKVISDQGGVVAAICHALWVLASADILKGKKATAAASIKVDVINAGGKFLDEVVVVDGNLVTSRKPDDLPAFCKEIIGKLEE
- a CDS encoding GIY-YIG nuclease family protein: MQLADILKLKGFNHKKIKVIRHTTNRKEIKVLVDLGEFELYQSYQKTEVFKDAEYIISFRATEGRKAVLQGVYKVNKVQQVMNLPDILHPIIDLENWGPGPYFHYDLIRENSLADLEERLVIDWGGSTVTWCQKRLDKDIIEILPEGYAKTFLGYENVLLDFDELEKIVMHPDVNKQWKMMLSNVYGVYLILDTTTGQQYIGSAYGKEGLWGRWSNYIQSKHGGNKILIELLKDDPLRYKKFRFSILNVVPNSSLKEEVIHLEQITKEKLGTRVFGLNSN